A single window of Lepeophtheirus salmonis chromosome 2, UVic_Lsal_1.4, whole genome shotgun sequence DNA harbors:
- the Tango4 gene encoding pleiotropic regulator 1, with translation MTTRLSEEVTKHSVHTLIFRSLKRTHDTFISDQGDIPSLDPKANDLWRNVKAKSIYGNQSMLNKLPKPFFNNGANTVKAIEAPADSKHTDPIPNNPPAIIHTTQIPAIRRPSAMPKPTWHAPWKLYRVVSGHIGWVRCVAFEPGNEWFCTGAADRVIKIWDLASGKLKLSLTGHVSTVRGLAVSARQPYLFSCGEDRQVKCWDLEYNKVIRHYHGHLSAVYDLALHPTIDVLVSCGRDSTARVWDMRTKVNIHTLTGHTSTVGTVACQATDPQIITGSNDSTIRLWDLAAGKSMATLTNHKKSVRAVVMHPTLNMMASASPDNIKEWRMPEGKFIQNLSGHNAIVNCMAVNSDGVLVSGADNGTMYFWDWKTGYNFQRTQAPVQPGSLDSEAGVFQMKFDQSGSRLVTCEADKTIKIYKEDDTATEESHPINWKPDILKRRKF, from the exons ATGACGACGAGATTGAGTGAGGAAGTGACGAAGCACTCTGTGCATACCCTCATATTCCGTTCCCTCAAAAGAACACATGACACGTTTATCTCGGATCAAGGAGACATTCCATCCCTGGACCCCAAGGCTAATGACCTCTGGAGAAATGTCAAAGCAAAGTCCATTTATGGAAATCAGAGCATGTTGAATAAACTACCTAAGCCCTTTTTCAACAATGGCGCCAATACCGTCAAAGCCATTGAAGCCCCCGCTGACTCCAAACACACAGATCCCATCCCTAATAATCCTCCTGCAATTATTCATACGACTCAAATTCCTGCTATTCGCAGACCTTCAGCTATGCCAAAACCAACTTGGCATGCGCCTTGGAAACTGTATCGTGTTGTAAGTGGGCATATTGGTTGGGTGCGTTGTGTTGCCTTTGAACCTGGTAATGAATGGTTTTGCACAGGAGCAGCGGATCGTGTTATTAAAATATGGGATCTTGCTTCGGGAAAGCTCAAGTTGTCCTTAACAGGGCACGTTTCTACAGTTAGAGGACTTGCAGTATCCGCTAGGCaaccttatttattcagttgtGGAGAGGATCGTCAAGTAAAGTGCTGGGACTTAGAATACAATAAGGTGATCAGGCATTATCATGGTCACTTGTCTGCTGTATATGATTTAGCACTTCATCCAACCATTGATGTCCTCGTGTCTTGTGGAAGAGATTCAACTGCACGGGTCTGGGACATGAGAACTAAAGTCAATATCCACACTTTAACTGGCCACACGTCGACTGTGGGTACTGTAGCTTGTCAGGCCACTGATCCTCAG aTTATAACGGGTAGCAACGATAGTACAATTCGATTATGGGATTTGGCTGCCGGAAAATCAATGGCTACTCTTACGAATCACAAAAAATCAGTTCGAGCCGTTGTAATGCATCCAACACTTAATATGATGGCATCTGCTTCACCCGATAATATCAAAGAATGGAGAATGCCAGaaggaaaatttattcaaaacttatCTGGACATAATGCCATTGTGAACTGCATGGCTGTTAATTCGGATGGAGTACTTGTTTCGGGTGCTGATAATGGAACAATGTATTTCTGGGATTGGAAGACTGGTTATAACTTTCAAAGAACACAAGCACCTGTACAACCTGGCTCCTTGGACTCTGAAGCCGgtgtttttcaaatgaaattcgACCAATCCGGAAGTCGTCTGGTTACATGTGAAGCagataaaacaattaaaatatataaagaagatgATACTGCTACAGAAGAATCCCATCCTATCAATTGGAAGCCAGATATTCTTAAGAGAAGAAAGTTTTAA
- the LOC121132314 gene encoding uncharacterized protein produces MRKPIQHIILSIVAAYFASYAGAQFARVSVPIENLLTLATIDKIPVRRSDPHARHVLMELPIVKAEPEEYDYTESPEFIEEPAEKINPYSLSGAFTPQQRQQRFQFLRPSSPFARRRGEDPSTILTTTTESTTTSSDEGLKSGNLRSRFRFRPSLLSSKRNNKNEVTTTSTEALTEESSTEFNTSQKFPFRRTGGVSDFIRRNRPGLRRKTTTTVSTTAVVSSTTISTSESPRTTLAPTTLRLVTTEKVKLENDGLFDFDAPITSFKNNDIVPTTTSTTTTFDIPKLHSTTVAPTLSRPTKKMRKNHPSLRRRRPRPAANIVPVSNEEDEFLSSTTKAYPTKPAHLGGKRIKGRRIQGNRRRTRPQKVVTEKPEESEETTEVPVTNAPPTRKLRRERILPRRKNARSDFEPLLFEETPRSKILTESSLKTERKIEAPKLHEREDKRQVFRRDNKIRLKTRKTRIRSNEIERYSFEEEDGSLTWGYKTSDGSFKEETRGVDCITRGRYGYIDDSGEVREYNYESGAPCQQEKNSLGSLESKGVGYFDYNDNRFVLPDGRRVKVQINQKHRARG; encoded by the exons ATGCGAAAG ccAATACAACATATAATCCTCTCTATAGTAGCAGCATATTTTGCAAGTTATGCCGGAGCACAATTCGCCAGGGTCTCTGTGCCCATAGAAAACCTATTAACCTTGGctacaattgataaaattccAGTTAGAAGATCTGATCCTCATGCTCGTCATGTTCTAATGGAACTTCCAATTGTGAAAGCAGAACCAGAAGAGTATGACTATACAGAATCTCCTGAGTTTATAGAGGAGCCAGCAGAAAAAATCAATCCCTACTCTCTGTCTGGAGCATTTACTCCACAACAAAGACAGCAAAGGTTTCAATTCCTACGACCATCATCCCCCTTTGCAAGGAGGAGAGGTGAAGACCCATCTACAATTCTAACTACAACCACTGAGTCAACTACAACTTCCTCCGATGAAGGATTGAAGAGTGGAAATCTTCGTTCGCGATTCCGTTTCAGACCCAGCCTTTTATCTTCCaaacgaaataataaaaatgaagtaactACTACTTCGACTGAAGCACTAACAGAAGAAAGCTCCACCGAATTTAATACAAGTCAAAAATTTCCCTTTAGACGCACTGGAGGTGTCAGTGATTTTATTAGAAGGAATAGACCTGGATTGAGGAGAAAAACTACGACAACAGTTTCTACAACTGCTGTTGTATCAAGCACAACAATTTCTACTTCCGAATCTCCAAGAACAACCCTAGCTCCAACAACTTTGAGGTTAGTTACAACTGAAAAAGTTAAGTTAGAAAATGATGGACTATTCGATTTTGATGCTCCAATTacctctttcaaaaataatgacataGTGCCCACAACAACATCGACAACCACTACTTTCGATATTCCAAAATTACATTCTACCACAGTGGCACCCACTCTTTCGAGACCTACcaagaaaatgagaaagaaTCATCCTTCATTACGTAGAAGAAGGCCAAGACCAGCTGCAAATATTGTACCGGTTTCAAATGAAGAAGATGAATTTCTTTCATCCACTACAAAAGCCTATCCAACAAAACCTGCACACTTAGgaggaaaaagaataaaaggtCGAAGAATTCAGGGAAACAGGCGCAGAACCCGACCTCAAAAAGTAGTTACTGAAAAGCCTGAAGAGTCAGAGGAGACCACTGAAGTCCCTGTTACTAATGCGCCTCCCACTCGGAAATTGAGAAGAGAAAGAATTCTTCCACGTAGAAAAAATGCAAGATCAGATTTTGAACCCCTATTGTTTGAAGAAACACCAAGATCTAAAATCCTAACAGAGTCCTCTCTTaaaactgaaagaaaaatagaagCTCCAAAACTTCATGAGAGAGAAGATAAAAGACAAGTTTTTCGACGCGAcaataaaattagattaaaaacaAGGAAAACCCGTATTCGCTCTAACGAAATTGAAAGATACTCTTTTGAGGAGGAAGATGGATCTCTCACTTGGGGCTACAAAACAAGTGATGGATCCTTTAAAGAGGAAACTCGTGGAGTAGACTGTATTACCCGAGGAAG GTATGGTTACATCGACGACTCTGGAGAAGTTCgagaatataattatgaaagtGGTGCCCCATGTCAGCAGGAGAAAAATAGTTTAGGTAGTTTGGAGTCTAAGGGTGTTGGATACTTTGATTACAATGATAATCGGTTTGTATTACCTGATGGACGACGAGTTAAagtacaaataaatcaaaaacatagAGCAAGAGGTTAA